In a single window of the Tautonia plasticadhaerens genome:
- a CDS encoding tetratricopeptide repeat protein: MAELPTSTTWRFNWRAAAALAILALALGGSALALHLTQPGRVGAAARRQIEQLVEAGRPELALRHLGRYLQQQPDDADMLFLQARLLAEQAADVPTLERAGRLHDRLIRQFPGHPEVDEVRARLAELYILLSDSYRENFNLLGDPERAALEYRYRAAAQIARELIARRADDPQAHRLLGRALEGLAVPGAKEELDGAITSYERALSLLERRLQRDPDDAEAAEAVDEEIQQAAEVASRLARLHRDRAGDPEAAEAVLDRLVSTRPEDPRLRLARYAYYRELYDEGRAAVELQQALQLAPEDLAVRLAAAQHALHRGDPAAARAHLEAVPETGDARDDAVRRLVGGMIDFAEDRRILAMDRWREALIDVQGSNEELAWWLAYVQIRLGRVKDASYLIRRYKDLSGGEQEQPRLQLLLALMDEQVGNHTAAINVLEKLRRDSRVAGPVRDQAILALGRCYEALGDFDGAGRVFDLAAQGDSRSITPVVAKARMLQRSGKYAEAARELEGALEGRGIDDPELRMMLAASRLAEQAALPPVRRSWGDFERAVEGAERSLRVAAQAEGIADPQSVDLALVLAERDALEGRLDEADARLREALERSPANPGLWAARAELMLRSGQPEQAVLLVERGLEAVGDGARLRLALARVLLELGRGREAQSRLLEGIDRLQPDEQAQLWEEVGRLRLAQADLDGADLAFRNWAKLEPDAPGPVIARIDVALQDARIDDANTLLASLSKDLPYRLAHAAILLREAERLDPEAPVGDGDRGRDKSRLSKLEEAREIVDGEDGVLTDARELAAAHLLLGRIREAQGEPEEAVASYQDAWERGDEQALTPLTDLLARLGRFEELERLARESESDPRIGRLSAQALLGAGELSRASRLLGDAGDDPDAPAALIAWRARMLSMAGRQDELEGLLRRQAERADADEAAPWIDLIAAQARMGRDRASLEVTIRRALERASDVPAAPLEARLRLASGDPEGADAVLKEALEGPIADPKLLVDAASYYNETGRPGLSEPLLERLTAVESISDAAALDLAMMLASRAAGDPEAWGRALELVGDEGGEPGRRLARAVVLSRAPDPARRAEAVTAFEGLMADLPLTDRVAVQARSQLAALLIALGQPGRAAQVTAVSAIQPSPSPEAVALHARALLFADRLGEAEEQLDRLELLRPGDPEVAELRATRLLVAGDGDPSGLERAVDERLGNPGGDLLARAAVLKLIALRNAEAIEAAARIAERLGQISPGRLWALGYARAAQGRHDDALDRCAEALAAIDLTDPVDRIGLVDAILGAVQAAPVDARAGAVSRARPIVDELLRRRPDDPDLLLPSAILHHQVGAYQAEAEIYRRVLDRRPGDQQALYNLALVLSEGLDRPEEGLEQLDRLEAAIGPAPKILGARGVILTRLGRFDQAIRALERCVELEPTADRHYFLARAYRKAGLDDRFREQLDRARRTGLDPDLFDRWQRDEVRALLAL, from the coding sequence GTGGCAGAGCTACCGACCTCGACGACCTGGCGGTTCAACTGGCGGGCCGCCGCCGCCCTGGCGATCCTGGCCCTGGCCCTCGGCGGCTCGGCGCTGGCACTGCATCTGACCCAGCCCGGCCGGGTCGGCGCCGCGGCCCGGCGGCAGATCGAGCAGCTGGTCGAGGCCGGGCGTCCCGAGCTGGCCCTCCGTCACCTGGGCCGCTACCTGCAGCAGCAGCCCGACGACGCCGACATGCTCTTCCTGCAGGCCCGGCTGCTGGCCGAGCAGGCCGCCGACGTGCCGACCCTGGAGCGTGCCGGCCGCCTGCATGATCGCCTGATCCGCCAGTTCCCCGGGCACCCGGAGGTGGACGAGGTCCGCGCCCGGCTGGCCGAATTGTACATCCTGTTGAGCGACAGCTACCGCGAGAACTTCAACCTGCTGGGGGATCCCGAGCGGGCGGCCCTCGAATACCGCTATCGGGCCGCCGCCCAGATCGCCCGGGAGCTGATCGCCCGTCGGGCCGACGACCCCCAGGCTCATCGCCTGCTGGGACGGGCCCTGGAGGGGCTGGCCGTCCCCGGCGCGAAGGAGGAACTCGACGGGGCGATCACCTCCTACGAGCGCGCCCTGTCCCTGCTGGAGCGGCGGCTGCAACGCGACCCCGACGACGCGGAGGCGGCCGAGGCCGTCGACGAGGAAATCCAGCAGGCCGCCGAGGTCGCCTCCCGGCTGGCTCGATTGCACCGGGACCGGGCCGGCGACCCCGAGGCCGCCGAGGCGGTCCTGGACCGTTTGGTCTCGACCCGGCCCGAGGATCCCCGCCTCCGGCTGGCCCGATATGCCTACTATCGCGAACTCTACGACGAGGGGCGGGCCGCCGTCGAGCTGCAGCAGGCCCTGCAGCTCGCCCCCGAGGACCTGGCCGTCCGGCTGGCCGCCGCCCAGCACGCCCTGCACCGCGGCGACCCCGCCGCCGCCCGGGCCCACCTGGAGGCCGTCCCCGAGACGGGCGACGCCCGGGACGACGCGGTCCGACGCCTGGTCGGCGGCATGATCGACTTCGCCGAGGACCGCCGGATCCTCGCCATGGATCGATGGCGAGAGGCCCTGATCGACGTCCAGGGCTCCAACGAGGAGCTGGCCTGGTGGCTGGCCTACGTCCAGATCCGCCTGGGACGGGTCAAGGATGCCAGCTACCTGATCAGGCGGTACAAGGACCTCTCCGGGGGGGAACAGGAGCAGCCCCGGCTCCAACTGCTGCTGGCGCTGATGGATGAGCAGGTGGGCAACCACACGGCCGCCATCAACGTCCTGGAGAAACTCCGGCGCGACTCCCGGGTCGCCGGCCCGGTCCGGGACCAGGCCATCCTCGCCCTGGGCCGCTGCTATGAAGCCCTGGGGGACTTCGACGGCGCCGGCCGGGTCTTCGACCTGGCCGCCCAGGGCGACTCCCGGTCGATCACCCCGGTCGTCGCCAAGGCCCGGATGCTGCAGCGATCCGGCAAGTATGCCGAGGCCGCCCGGGAACTGGAGGGGGCCCTGGAGGGGAGGGGCATCGACGACCCCGAGCTCCGGATGATGCTGGCCGCCTCCCGGCTGGCCGAGCAGGCCGCGTTGCCGCCGGTCCGCCGCTCCTGGGGGGACTTCGAGCGGGCCGTCGAGGGGGCCGAGCGGTCCCTCCGGGTCGCCGCCCAGGCCGAGGGGATCGCCGACCCCCAGTCCGTCGACCTGGCCCTGGTCCTCGCCGAGCGGGACGCCCTGGAGGGCCGCCTCGACGAGGCCGACGCCCGGCTCCGGGAGGCCCTGGAACGCTCCCCCGCCAACCCCGGGCTCTGGGCGGCCCGGGCCGAGCTGATGCTCCGTTCCGGCCAGCCCGAGCAGGCCGTCCTCCTGGTCGAACGCGGCCTGGAGGCCGTCGGCGACGGCGCCCGGCTCCGCCTGGCCCTGGCCCGGGTCCTGCTCGAACTGGGCCGGGGTCGGGAGGCCCAGAGTCGGCTGCTCGAGGGGATCGACCGGCTGCAGCCCGACGAGCAGGCCCAGCTCTGGGAGGAGGTCGGCCGGCTCCGGCTGGCCCAGGCGGACCTCGACGGCGCCGACCTGGCCTTCCGGAACTGGGCGAAGCTTGAGCCGGACGCCCCCGGGCCGGTCATCGCCCGGATCGACGTCGCGCTGCAAGACGCCCGGATCGACGACGCGAACACGCTGCTCGCCAGCCTCTCCAAGGACCTCCCCTACCGGCTGGCCCATGCCGCGATTTTGCTCCGGGAGGCCGAACGGCTGGACCCGGAGGCCCCCGTCGGCGACGGCGACCGGGGGCGGGACAAATCCCGGCTCTCGAAGCTGGAAGAGGCCCGGGAAATCGTCGACGGCGAGGACGGCGTGCTGACCGACGCCCGGGAGCTGGCCGCCGCCCACCTGCTGCTCGGCCGGATCCGGGAGGCCCAGGGCGAGCCCGAGGAGGCGGTCGCCTCCTATCAAGATGCCTGGGAGCGGGGGGATGAGCAGGCCCTCACCCCCCTGACCGACCTGCTGGCCCGGCTCGGGCGCTTCGAGGAGCTGGAGCGGCTGGCCCGGGAGTCGGAGTCCGACCCCCGGATCGGCCGGCTCTCGGCCCAGGCCCTGCTGGGGGCCGGCGAGCTCTCCCGGGCCTCCCGGCTGCTGGGGGACGCCGGCGACGACCCCGACGCCCCGGCCGCCCTGATCGCCTGGCGGGCCCGGATGCTCTCGATGGCCGGCCGCCAGGACGAGCTGGAGGGCCTGCTCCGCCGCCAGGCCGAGCGGGCCGACGCCGACGAGGCCGCCCCCTGGATCGACCTGATCGCCGCCCAGGCCCGCATGGGCCGCGATCGGGCCTCCCTGGAGGTGACCATCCGACGCGCCCTGGAACGGGCCTCCGACGTCCCTGCCGCCCCCCTGGAGGCCCGGCTCCGCCTCGCCTCCGGCGACCCCGAGGGGGCCGACGCCGTCCTGAAGGAGGCCCTGGAAGGGCCGATCGCCGACCCGAAGCTGCTGGTCGACGCCGCCTCGTACTACAACGAGACCGGCCGGCCCGGGCTGTCCGAGCCGCTGCTGGAGCGGCTCACGGCCGTCGAGTCCATCTCCGACGCCGCCGCCCTGGATCTGGCCATGATGCTCGCCTCCCGGGCCGCCGGCGACCCGGAGGCCTGGGGGCGCGCCCTGGAACTAGTCGGTGACGAGGGGGGCGAGCCGGGCCGTCGCCTGGCCCGCGCCGTCGTCCTCTCCCGGGCCCCGGACCCGGCCCGACGGGCCGAGGCGGTCACCGCGTTCGAGGGGCTGATGGCCGACCTCCCGCTGACGGACCGCGTGGCGGTCCAGGCCCGGTCGCAGCTGGCCGCGCTGCTCATCGCCCTCGGCCAGCCCGGCCGGGCCGCCCAGGTCACGGCCGTCTCGGCGATCCAACCCTCCCCCTCCCCCGAGGCGGTCGCCTTGCACGCCCGGGCCCTGCTGTTCGCCGATCGGCTGGGAGAGGCCGAGGAGCAGCTCGATCGCCTGGAGTTGCTCCGCCCCGGCGACCCCGAGGTTGCCGAGCTGAGGGCCACCCGCCTGCTGGTCGCCGGCGACGGCGACCCGAGTGGCCTGGAGCGGGCCGTCGACGAGCGGCTGGGAAACCCCGGCGGCGACCTGCTCGCGCGGGCCGCCGTCCTCAAGCTGATCGCCCTCAGGAACGCCGAGGCGATCGAGGCCGCCGCCCGGATCGCCGAGCGACTGGGGCAGATCTCTCCCGGGCGCCTCTGGGCCCTCGGCTATGCCCGGGCCGCCCAGGGTCGCCATGACGACGCCCTGGATCGCTGCGCCGAGGCGCTGGCGGCGATCGACCTGACCGACCCGGTCGACCGCATCGGCCTGGTCGACGCGATCCTGGGGGCCGTCCAGGCGGCACCGGTCGACGCTCGGGCCGGAGCCGTCTCCCGGGCCCGGCCGATCGTCGACGAGCTGCTCCGCCGCCGGCCCGACGACCCCGACCTGCTACTCCCCTCGGCCATCCTGCATCACCAGGTCGGCGCGTACCAGGCCGAGGCCGAGATTTACCGCCGGGTCCTCGATCGCCGTCCCGGCGACCAGCAGGCGCTCTACAACCTCGCCTTGGTCCTCTCCGAGGGGCTCGACCGGCCCGAGGAAGGCCTGGAGCAGCTCGATCGCCTGGAGGCCGCGATCGGGCCGGCCCCCAAGATCCTCGGCGCCCGGGGGGTGATCCTCACCCGGCTCGGGCGGTTCGATCAGGCGATCCGGGCACTGGAGCGCTGCGTCGAGCTGGAGCCGACGGCCGACCGCCACTACTTCCTGGCCCGGGCCTACCGGAAGGCCGGTCTCGACGATCGCTTCCGGGAGCAGCTCGACCGGGCCCGTCGCACCGGACTCGACCCGGACCTTTTCGACCGGTGGCAGCGGGACGAGGTCCGGGCGCTGCTGGCCCTCTGA
- a CDS encoding exopolysaccharide transport family protein: MDTADSPRPGHELARLTELPPALRVPPPPASRTSSPGGGLPINPRLVLRGLARHWWQALALWVVGTAALATLVYLRYEPTYRSSSMLRIETDPANPYVTNGGPPVRSDLQTQIQLITSANVLTSAVSDPDVSKLPSVIQSEDAVGYIREAIKVSPLPGGSLIEVSAESRLRHEAATIVNAVVDAFLKEDATWADARNRGSIVRLESYREELEAEIEGLQQGLFRLVQQSENPEMMQRNLDKLLSPGASGDGISGNPDLEVELSEYQRLHQSLLELEYEEIEAKAELEAVRREAGGTDPRIWVERRIEQVFLSDPDVRSLREGLKDIQVQIDEAQGRIRNPADPAVSRLKVQQQRLLERYNQLWADLEPALRAQLAAEETNPTQLVRKAEAQLLALQQKRELMKQRLDRIEPSTRSEGIEQLKVSFAATDLRQRRIMLDQVNRRIEMLEYESRGSEPIIVISEAKPGGPPVTNKRDKYLAVTPLAMLGLVLGLVTLVELRSGRVSGAEDLTGRLSAEIFAVPPLPSARSADRNRLEGPGHDPKFEQFVQQLDHLRVALCGEGGHDGRGRCVLITSAVGGEGKTTLAAQLAVRCAEAGASTVLIDADLRRATLGRLFEVPDCPGLSDVLRGDAQLEDALVPISQVGGCQLLPAGSPEPNPNRILRGKNFAPMLERLRRSFDVVIIDTSPVLPVPDALILGRLADGAVIATRHDQSRFPAVERANGLLTGAGIPVLGVVVNGARGSDRRFGGGYAAYTYRTDRMPDPAGGPSAG, encoded by the coding sequence ATGGACACAGCCGACTCGCCCCGCCCCGGCCACGAACTCGCCCGACTGACCGAGTTGCCGCCGGCGCTCCGAGTCCCCCCGCCCCCGGCCTCCCGCACCTCCTCCCCCGGCGGAGGGCTGCCGATCAACCCCCGGCTGGTGCTCCGGGGGCTGGCCCGGCACTGGTGGCAGGCCCTGGCGCTGTGGGTCGTCGGCACGGCCGCCCTGGCGACGCTGGTCTACCTGAGGTACGAGCCGACCTACCGCTCCTCCAGCATGCTGCGGATCGAGACCGACCCGGCCAACCCCTACGTCACCAACGGCGGCCCGCCGGTCCGCAGCGACCTGCAGACCCAGATCCAGCTGATCACCAGCGCCAACGTCCTGACCTCGGCCGTCAGCGACCCCGACGTCTCCAAACTGCCCTCCGTGATCCAGTCCGAGGACGCCGTGGGCTACATCCGGGAGGCGATCAAGGTCTCCCCCCTGCCCGGCGGCAGCCTGATCGAGGTCTCGGCCGAGTCCCGCCTGCGGCACGAGGCCGCCACGATCGTCAACGCCGTGGTCGACGCCTTCCTCAAGGAGGACGCCACCTGGGCGGATGCCCGCAACCGCGGGTCGATCGTGCGGCTGGAGAGCTACCGCGAGGAGCTGGAGGCCGAGATCGAGGGCCTCCAGCAGGGACTCTTCCGGCTGGTCCAGCAGTCCGAGAACCCGGAGATGATGCAGCGGAACCTCGACAAGCTGCTCTCCCCCGGCGCCTCGGGAGACGGCATCTCCGGCAATCCGGACCTGGAGGTCGAGCTCAGCGAGTATCAGCGGCTGCACCAGTCGTTGCTGGAGCTGGAATACGAGGAAATCGAGGCCAAGGCCGAGCTGGAGGCCGTCCGCCGGGAGGCCGGCGGCACCGACCCCCGGATCTGGGTCGAGCGCCGGATCGAGCAGGTCTTCCTCTCCGACCCCGACGTCCGCTCCCTCCGCGAGGGGCTCAAGGACATCCAGGTCCAGATCGACGAGGCCCAGGGCCGCATCCGAAACCCGGCCGACCCGGCGGTCTCCCGCCTGAAGGTCCAGCAGCAGCGGCTGCTGGAGCGGTACAACCAGCTCTGGGCCGACCTCGAGCCGGCCCTGCGGGCCCAGCTGGCCGCCGAGGAGACCAACCCCACCCAGCTCGTCCGCAAGGCCGAGGCCCAGCTGCTCGCCCTGCAGCAGAAACGGGAGCTGATGAAGCAGCGGCTCGACCGGATCGAGCCGTCCACCCGCTCCGAGGGGATCGAGCAGCTGAAGGTGAGCTTCGCCGCCACCGACCTGAGACAGCGCCGGATCATGCTCGACCAGGTCAACCGCCGGATCGAGATGCTGGAGTACGAGTCGAGGGGCAGCGAACCGATCATCGTCATCTCCGAAGCCAAGCCGGGCGGCCCGCCGGTGACCAACAAGCGGGACAAGTACCTGGCCGTCACGCCGCTGGCGATGCTCGGCCTGGTGCTCGGCCTGGTCACCCTGGTCGAGCTGCGTTCCGGCCGGGTCAGCGGCGCCGAGGACCTCACCGGCCGGCTCTCGGCCGAGATCTTCGCCGTCCCCCCCCTGCCCTCGGCCCGATCGGCCGACCGCAACCGACTGGAGGGGCCGGGCCACGACCCGAAGTTCGAGCAGTTCGTCCAGCAACTGGACCACCTCCGGGTGGCCCTCTGCGGGGAGGGCGGGCACGACGGCCGGGGCCGCTGCGTGCTGATCACCAGCGCCGTCGGCGGCGAGGGGAAGACCACCCTGGCCGCCCAGCTGGCCGTCCGGTGCGCCGAGGCCGGGGCCTCCACCGTGCTGATCGACGCCGACCTCCGCCGGGCCACCCTCGGCCGACTCTTCGAGGTCCCCGACTGCCCCGGCCTCAGCGACGTGCTCCGGGGCGACGCCCAGCTGGAGGACGCCCTGGTGCCGATCAGCCAGGTCGGCGGCTGCCAACTGCTGCCGGCCGGCTCCCCGGAGCCCAACCCCAACCGGATCCTCCGCGGCAAGAACTTCGCCCCGATGCTGGAGCGGCTCCGCCGCAGCTTCGACGTGGTGATCATCGACACCTCGCCGGTGCTCCCCGTGCCCGACGCCCTGATCCTCGGCCGCCTGGCCGACGGGGCCGTGATCGCCACCCGGCACGACCAGAGCCGGTTCCCGGCCGTCGAGCGGGCCAACGGCCTGCTCACCGGGGCCGGCATCCCGGTGCTCGGCGTGGTGGTCAATGGCGCCCGGGGGTCCGATCGCCGCTTCGGCGGCGGC